Proteins from one Salmonella bongori NCTC 12419 genomic window:
- the hyaC gene encoding Ni/Fe-hydrogenase b-type cytochrome subunit, with the protein MTGKLSARVGEARDTAVSHYVFEAPVRLWHWLTVACMLVLMVTGYFIGRPLPSVSGEATYLFYMGYIRLLHFTAAMIFTVLLLGRIYWACVGNRYSRELFIVPVWRRSWWQGAFSVVRWYLFLEKKPRSDIGHNPVAQAAMFGYFLLSVFMILTGFALFAEHSQYAIFAPFRYVVEFFYWTGGNSIDIHSWHRLGMWLIAAFIVGHVYLAIREDIMSDDTVISTMINGYRSHKFPKPHDKEVS; encoded by the coding sequence ATGACTGGAAAGCTATCTGCACGCGTCGGGGAGGCGCGTGATACTGCCGTCAGCCACTATGTGTTTGAGGCGCCGGTGCGCCTGTGGCACTGGCTAACGGTGGCCTGCATGTTGGTACTAATGGTGACAGGCTACTTCATTGGCCGACCGCTACCGTCGGTGAGTGGCGAGGCAACCTACCTGTTTTACATGGGCTATATCCGTCTACTCCATTTTACCGCCGCGATGATTTTCACCGTGCTGCTGCTGGGGCGAATTTACTGGGCCTGTGTCGGCAACCGTTACTCGCGAGAGCTGTTTATCGTCCCGGTCTGGCGCCGCAGTTGGTGGCAGGGCGCTTTCTCTGTGGTTCGCTGGTACCTGTTTCTGGAAAAAAAACCGCGGAGCGACATCGGACATAATCCTGTCGCGCAGGCTGCAATGTTCGGCTATTTCCTGCTGTCAGTATTTATGATCCTGACCGGTTTCGCTCTGTTTGCCGAACATAGCCAGTACGCCATTTTTGCGCCGTTCCGTTACGTAGTTGAATTTTTCTACTGGACGGGGGGGAACTCCATTGATATTCACAGTTGGCACCGGCTGGGCATGTGGCTGATTGCTGCCTTCATCGTTGGACACGTTTACCTCGCTATCCGGGAAGACATTATGTCCGACGATACGGTGATCTCCACCATGATCAATGGCTATCGCAGCCATAAATTCCCCAAACCGCACGACAAGGAGGTTTCATGA
- the hyaD gene encoding hydrogenase 1 maturation protease gives MNAQRVVVMGLGNLLWADEGFGIRVAERLYAHYYWPEEVEIVDGGTQGLNLLGYVEQASHLLLLDAIDYGLAPGSLRTYAGEKVPAYLSAKKMSLHQNSFSEVLALADIRGHLPSHIALVGLQPALLDEYGGSLTGIARAQLPAAEQAALTQLAAWGIVPQVNEAARCLNYECLSMENYEGVRIRQYQTRLEGKRSGE, from the coding sequence ATGAATGCGCAACGCGTAGTGGTGATGGGATTAGGGAACCTGTTATGGGCCGATGAAGGGTTCGGTATTCGGGTCGCAGAACGGCTGTATGCCCATTATTACTGGCCTGAAGAGGTAGAAATTGTTGACGGCGGTACGCAAGGACTCAACCTGTTGGGTTACGTTGAGCAAGCCAGCCATCTCCTGCTTCTTGACGCGATCGACTACGGTCTTGCGCCAGGCAGCCTGCGAACCTATGCCGGTGAGAAAGTCCCGGCATATCTCAGCGCCAAAAAAATGAGCCTGCATCAAAACAGTTTTTCTGAAGTCCTGGCGCTGGCAGACATCCGCGGCCATCTACCCTCTCACATTGCGCTTGTCGGCCTGCAACCGGCGCTACTGGACGAATACGGCGGTAGTCTGACCGGGATAGCTCGCGCCCAACTTCCGGCGGCGGAACAAGCCGCTCTGACGCAACTGGCCGCCTGGGGGATCGTCCCGCAGGTCAACGAGGCCGCCCGCTGCCTGAACTATGAGTGCCTGTCGATGGAAAACTATGAAGGGGTACGTATACGTCAGTACCAGACACGTCTGGAGGGTAAAAGAAGTGGCGAATGA
- the hyaE gene encoding hydrogenase-1 operon protein HyaE, which produces MANDTPFSALWQRLLTRGWQPVEVSTVDDWISQVRDGVILLSSDPRRTPEVSDNPVMIAEVLREFPQFDWQVAVADLEQSEAIGDRFNIRRFPATLVFTNGELRGTLIGIHPWAELFAMMRSIVDTPAPQEAEQ; this is translated from the coding sequence GTGGCGAATGACACCCCATTTTCTGCGCTATGGCAACGCTTGTTAACCCGGGGATGGCAACCGGTAGAGGTTTCCACGGTTGATGACTGGATAAGCCAGGTCCGGGATGGCGTTATCCTGCTGAGTAGCGATCCACGACGTACGCCGGAAGTCAGCGATAATCCTGTAATGATCGCCGAGGTGCTGCGCGAGTTTCCACAGTTTGACTGGCAGGTAGCCGTAGCCGATCTCGAACAAAGTGAGGCTATTGGCGATCGCTTTAATATACGCCGGTTTCCGGCGACGCTGGTCTTTACCAACGGTGAACTACGCGGCACGCTTATCGGCATTCACCCCTGGGCCGAGCTGTTCGCGATGATGCGTTCAATCGTTGACACTCCCGCGCCGCAGGAGGCGGAACAATGA
- a CDS encoding hydrogenase expression/formation protein gives MSNTFFHLLGPGTQPDDADFSMNPLPLTCQVNGDPSMAALERCPHSATVMTLLADLRHQLARRIPEVGDVLGWELSSLNADDLSFLNTLLGEGEVSVRIQHPDGSESEIQETIFCGLWRVRHLHNRRLLTDRLEAGSAPLILWQVATADTLPDDSLLPPPVAGLMNGLPLAYELLAHVRDPAMQPHSINLTQLPLSEADRLFLARLCGHGNIQIRISGYGESQINATALRHLWHVRCLDALKGPLFDSYEICPLPELVLAAPEDLADSRQRLDEVCRWLEAR, from the coding sequence ATGAGTAACACCTTTTTCCATCTGCTCGGGCCGGGTACACAGCCAGACGACGCCGATTTTTCAATGAATCCCTTGCCGCTCACCTGTCAGGTCAATGGCGACCCAAGTATGGCGGCGCTGGAGCGATGCCCCCACAGCGCGACGGTGATGACGCTGTTAGCCGATCTGCGGCACCAGCTTGCCCGGCGCATCCCGGAAGTCGGCGACGTGCTGGGATGGGAGTTATCTTCCCTGAATGCCGATGATCTCTCATTCCTTAATACGTTATTGGGCGAAGGCGAAGTCTCGGTACGTATTCAACATCCGGACGGAAGTGAAAGCGAGATTCAGGAGACCATCTTCTGCGGCCTGTGGCGGGTACGCCATCTGCATAACCGACGCCTGCTGACGGATCGTCTGGAAGCGGGTAGCGCGCCTCTGATTTTGTGGCAAGTGGCTACTGCCGATACGCTGCCTGACGACTCCCTGCTGCCTCCGCCTGTCGCTGGTCTGATGAATGGACTGCCGTTGGCTTATGAATTATTGGCGCACGTGCGCGATCCGGCGATGCAACCTCACAGCATTAATTTGACCCAACTCCCGCTCAGCGAGGCCGATCGTCTTTTTCTGGCGCGCTTATGCGGCCACGGGAATATCCAGATCCGCATCTCGGGCTATGGCGAAAGTCAAATCAACGCCACGGCATTACGCCATCTTTGGCATGTACGTTGCCTGGACGCGCTGAAAGGACCGTTGTTCGACAGCTATGAGATTTGTCCTCTGCCTGAACTGGTGCTGGCGGCGCCGGAAGATCTGGCCGACTCGCGCCAGCGCCTGGATGAAGTCTGCCGATGGCTGGAGGCACGCTAA
- the appC gene encoding cytochrome bd-II oxidase subunit 1 has product MWDVIDLSRWQFALTALYHFLFVPLTLGLIFLLAVMETIYVVTGKTVYRDMTRFWGKLFGINFALGVATGLTMEFQFGTNWSLYSNYVGDIFGAPLAMEALLAFFLESTFVGLFFFGWQRLNKYQHLLVTWLVAFGSNISALWILNANGWMQYPTGAHFNIDTLRMEMSSFSDLVFNPVSQVKFVHTVMSGYVTGAMFIMSISAWYLLRGREREVALRSFAIGSVFGTLAILGTLQLGDSSAYEVARIQPVKLAAMEGEWQTEPAPAPFHLVAWPQQEQERNAFAVKIPALLGILATHSLDTPVPGLKNLMDDALPRLKRGREAWLLMQEIAQGNRSPQVLNAFHAVEGDLGYGILLAKYAPDMNHVTPEQYRAAQRGAIPQVAPVFWSFRVMVGCGSLLLVVMLIALIQTLRMRIDQHRWVLRMALWSLPLPWIAIEAGWFMTEFGRQPWAIQDILPTWYAHSALTPGQLAFSMGLILGLYTLFLIAEVYLMQKYARLGPSAMQHQQQAQQQG; this is encoded by the coding sequence ATGTGGGATGTCATTGACTTATCGCGCTGGCAGTTTGCGCTGACCGCGTTGTATCATTTTTTATTCGTTCCTCTTACGCTTGGACTGATTTTTTTGCTGGCCGTCATGGAGACTATCTATGTGGTGACGGGGAAGACCGTCTACCGCGATATGACGCGTTTCTGGGGCAAGCTCTTCGGGATCAATTTTGCTCTCGGTGTGGCTACCGGCCTGACCATGGAGTTTCAATTCGGGACTAACTGGTCGCTCTATTCCAACTATGTAGGGGATATTTTCGGTGCGCCGCTGGCGATGGAAGCACTACTGGCCTTCTTTCTCGAATCCACTTTCGTCGGCCTGTTCTTTTTCGGCTGGCAGCGGCTGAATAAATACCAGCATTTGCTGGTCACCTGGCTGGTGGCCTTTGGTTCTAATATTTCAGCGCTCTGGATCCTGAACGCCAATGGCTGGATGCAATATCCTACCGGCGCCCATTTCAATATTGATACCCTGCGTATGGAAATGAGCAGCTTTAGTGATCTGGTTTTTAACCCTGTCAGTCAGGTGAAATTTGTCCATACCGTCATGTCCGGTTATGTCACTGGCGCCATGTTTATTATGTCCATCAGCGCCTGGTATCTGTTGCGTGGCCGCGAGCGCGAAGTCGCGTTGCGCTCGTTTGCTATTGGATCAGTATTCGGTACTCTCGCCATTCTGGGTACCCTGCAACTGGGGGACAGTTCGGCCTATGAAGTCGCCCGGATTCAGCCGGTGAAACTGGCGGCGATGGAGGGAGAATGGCAAACCGAACCCGCACCCGCGCCGTTTCATTTGGTCGCCTGGCCGCAACAGGAACAAGAACGTAATGCCTTTGCCGTGAAGATCCCCGCTCTGCTGGGTATTTTGGCCACCCACTCTTTAGATACGCCGGTTCCGGGGTTAAAAAACCTGATGGATGACGCTCTGCCGCGTCTGAAGCGTGGCCGCGAGGCCTGGCTACTGATGCAGGAGATTGCGCAGGGCAATCGCTCACCGCAGGTATTGAATGCGTTTCACGCTGTTGAAGGTGATCTGGGTTACGGCATCCTGCTGGCGAAATATGCCCCGGATATGAACCATGTGACGCCGGAGCAGTATCGTGCGGCCCAGCGTGGCGCAATTCCCCAGGTGGCGCCGGTGTTCTGGAGTTTTCGCGTTATGGTTGGCTGCGGCTCGCTGCTGTTAGTGGTGATGTTGATTGCGTTGATACAGACGCTGCGAATGCGTATCGACCAGCATCGCTGGGTCTTGCGTATGGCGCTCTGGAGCCTGCCGTTACCGTGGATTGCCATTGAAGCCGGTTGGTTTATGACGGAGTTTGGCCGTCAACCCTGGGCGATTCAGGACATTCTGCCGACCTGGTACGCTCACTCCGCGCTGACGCCTGGCCAGTTGGCCTTCTCAATGGGGCTTATCCTCGGACTTTACACCCTGTTTTTAATCGCGGAAGTCTATCTGATGCAGAAGTACGCGCGTCTTGGGCCGAGCGCCATGCAACATCAACAACAAGCGCAACAACAGGGATAA
- the appB gene encoding cytochrome d ubiquinol oxidase subunit II, which translates to MLDYETLRFIWWLLIGVILVAFMVTDGFDMGVGCLLPLIARNDDERRVLINSVGAHWEGNQVWLILAGGALFAAWPRVYAAAFSGFYVAMILVLCALFFRPLAFDYRGKIASPRWRALWDTGLVIGSLVPPVVFGIAFGNLFLGVPFAFTPQLHVAYFGTFWQLLSPFALLCGLLSLSLVIMQGGVWLQLKTDGVIRQRALSATRNSALLVVLCFLLTGYWLWAGIDGFVLLAQDANGPSNPLLKGVAILPGAWMNHFIRTPLLLIIPLLGMVLPILTLYVCLRGRAICGFLFASLTQACIIFTGGITLFPFVMPSSVSPLSSLTVWDSTSSQMTLGIMLVIVLIFLPIVLLYTLWSYYKMLGRINLETLRRNDHELY; encoded by the coding sequence ATGTTGGATTATGAAACGTTGCGGTTCATTTGGTGGCTGCTGATCGGCGTCATCCTGGTGGCATTTATGGTAACTGACGGGTTTGATATGGGTGTCGGTTGTCTGCTGCCGCTGATAGCGCGCAACGATGACGAACGCCGGGTGCTGATCAATAGCGTCGGTGCCCACTGGGAAGGAAATCAGGTATGGCTGATCCTCGCGGGCGGTGCGTTATTCGCTGCCTGGCCACGGGTCTATGCCGCCGCGTTTTCCGGTTTTTATGTGGCAATGATTCTGGTGTTATGCGCGCTCTTCTTTCGTCCGCTGGCCTTTGATTATCGCGGTAAGATTGCCAGTCCCCGTTGGCGAGCGCTATGGGATACGGGTCTGGTTATCGGGAGTCTGGTTCCTCCGGTGGTATTCGGCATCGCGTTCGGCAATCTGTTTTTAGGGGTCCCCTTTGCCTTCACACCGCAGCTTCATGTTGCGTATTTTGGCACCTTCTGGCAATTACTCTCGCCGTTTGCCTTACTGTGTGGGTTATTGAGCCTGTCGTTGGTGATTATGCAAGGAGGCGTCTGGTTGCAGTTGAAAACCGATGGCGTTATTCGCCAACGCGCGCTGTCAGCCACTCGTAACAGCGCGCTACTGGTGGTGCTCTGTTTCCTGCTGACCGGATACTGGCTGTGGGCTGGCATTGATGGTTTTGTCTTACTCGCACAGGATGCCAATGGTCCTTCAAACCCGCTATTAAAAGGCGTGGCAATACTGCCGGGTGCCTGGATGAATCACTTTATACGCACGCCTCTACTGCTCATCATCCCATTGCTCGGTATGGTATTGCCGATCCTGACACTCTATGTCTGCCTCCGCGGTCGGGCTATTTGCGGATTCCTGTTCGCGTCATTGACCCAGGCCTGCATCATCTTTACTGGTGGGATAACGCTGTTTCCTTTTGTGATGCCGTCGAGCGTGAGCCCGCTTTCCAGCCTGACGGTATGGGACAGCACCTCCAGCCAGATGACGCTCGGGATCATGCTGGTGATTGTGCTGATTTTTCTGCCGATTGTTCTGCTCTACACGCTGTGGAGCTATTACAAAATGTTGGGGCGCATCAACCTGGAAACCCTCCGCCGCAACGATCATGAACTTTATTAG
- the cbdX gene encoding cytochrome bd-II oxidase subunit CbdX — translation MWYLLWFVGILLMCSLSTLTLVWLESRQK, via the coding sequence ATGTGGTATTTACTGTGGTTTGTCGGCATTCTGCTGATGTGCTCACTGTCGACGCTGACTCTGGTATGGCTTGAATCGCGTCAAAAATAA
- a CDS encoding Glu/Leu/Phe/Val family dehydrogenase — MDKLSYASDSSTSAWNTYLQQIERVAPYLGELTPWVDTLRHPKRALIVDIPVQMDDGTIRHFEGYRVQHNLSRGPGKGGVRYHPDVDLNEVMALSAWMTIKCAALNLPYGGAKGGIRVDPFSLSEGELERLTRRYTSEIGIIIGPQKDIPAPDVGTNGKVMAWMMDTYSMNHGTTVTGVVTGKPIHLGGSLGREKATGRGVFVSGLEVARRANIAVEGARVAVQGFGNVGSEAARLFASAGARVVAIQDHTATLFNATGIDMKALTAWQAEHKQIAGFPGADTIASDAFWSLEMDILIPAALEGQITRQRAEVLTCKLVLEGANGPTYPDADDVLASRGIIVVPDVVCNAGGVTVSYFEWVQDMASFFWSEEEINARMDKIMTDAIVHVWQKAAEKSCSLRTAAYIVACERILLARKDRGIYPG; from the coding sequence ATGGATAAGTTATCTTACGCTTCAGATAGCAGCACATCTGCCTGGAATACCTACCTACAACAAATCGAGCGTGTAGCCCCTTACCTGGGCGAACTGACCCCCTGGGTGGATACTCTGCGTCACCCGAAGCGCGCTCTGATCGTCGATATTCCGGTGCAAATGGATGACGGTACAATCCGCCATTTCGAAGGATATCGTGTTCAACACAACCTCTCCCGGGGGCCGGGTAAAGGTGGTGTTCGCTACCATCCGGACGTTGATCTTAATGAAGTGATGGCCCTGTCAGCCTGGATGACCATCAAATGTGCGGCGCTGAACCTGCCGTATGGCGGCGCCAAAGGCGGCATCCGCGTCGATCCGTTCTCGCTGTCAGAAGGTGAACTGGAGCGTTTAACCCGCCGCTATACCAGCGAAATCGGCATTATCATCGGCCCGCAAAAAGATATTCCTGCACCGGATGTCGGCACCAACGGTAAAGTGATGGCCTGGATGATGGATACGTATTCCATGAATCACGGCACCACGGTCACAGGCGTCGTGACCGGAAAACCTATTCATCTCGGCGGTTCTCTGGGCCGTGAAAAAGCGACAGGGCGTGGCGTTTTCGTGAGTGGCCTGGAAGTTGCGCGCCGGGCGAATATCGCCGTTGAAGGTGCCCGCGTTGCGGTTCAGGGTTTTGGTAACGTCGGCAGCGAAGCCGCGCGTCTGTTTGCCAGCGCTGGCGCCCGTGTCGTGGCGATACAGGATCATACCGCAACCCTGTTTAACGCCACCGGTATTGATATGAAGGCGCTCACGGCATGGCAGGCAGAGCACAAACAGATTGCCGGTTTCCCGGGCGCGGACACTATCGCCAGTGATGCGTTCTGGAGCCTGGAGATGGACATTCTGATCCCGGCGGCGCTTGAAGGCCAGATTACCCGTCAACGCGCGGAAGTCCTGACTTGTAAGCTGGTGCTGGAAGGGGCGAACGGCCCGACCTATCCCGATGCCGATGATGTTCTGGCCAGCCGGGGCATCATCGTGGTGCCTGACGTGGTTTGTAACGCTGGCGGCGTGACCGTCAGTTATTTCGAATGGGTACAGGATATGGCCAGCTTCTTCTGGAGCGAAGAAGAGATCAATGCCCGTATGGACAAAATCATGACTGATGCGATCGTACATGTCTGGCAAAAAGCAGCTGAGAAATCCTGCTCTCTGCGAACCGCGGCTTATATTGTCGCCTGTGAACGCATTCTGTTGGCCCGTAAAGATCGCGGTATCTATCCGGGTTAA
- a CDS encoding alpha,alpha-trehalase, producing the protein MIPAEIRRSVLLAKAIKLALAGALLTFASLPANATEVSADTPPPPDILLGPLFNDVQNAKLFPDQKTFADAIPNSDPLMILADYRMQRNQSGFDLRHFVEVNFTLPKAGEKYVPPAGQSLREHIDGLWPVLTRSTKNVEKWDSLLPLPESYVVPGGRFREIYYWDSYFTMLGLAESGHWDKVADMVANFGYEIDAWGHIPNGNRTYYLSRSQPPFFAFMVELLAQHEGDNALKEYLPQLQKEYAYWMEGVDTLQPGQQNQRVVKLEDGSVLNRYWDDRDTPRPESWVEDIATAKSNPNRPATEIYRDLRSAAASGWDFSSRWMDNPKQLSTIRTTTIVPVDLNALLYKLEKTLARASAAAGDQAKASHYDALANTRQKAIERHLWNNKEGWYADYDLKSNRIRTQLTAAALFPLYVNAAAQDRAAKVAAAAQTHLLQPGGLATTSVKSGQQWDAPNGWAPLQWVATEGLQNYGQDKVAMEVTWRFLTNVQHTYDREKKLVEKYDVSSTGTGGGGGEYPLQDGFGWTNGVTLKMLDLICPQEKPCDSVPSTRPTSLSAAPIKMPSAATP; encoded by the coding sequence ATTATACCCGCCGAGATTCGCCGTTCTGTTCTGCTGGCAAAAGCAATAAAACTGGCACTGGCTGGAGCGCTACTGACCTTTGCGTCACTTCCGGCGAACGCCACAGAAGTCTCAGCTGATACCCCGCCGCCGCCGGATATTCTGCTGGGTCCGCTCTTTAATGATGTTCAGAATGCAAAACTCTTCCCCGATCAAAAAACGTTTGCTGACGCGATACCCAATAGCGATCCGCTAATGATTCTTGCGGATTACCGTATGCAGCGAAATCAGTCCGGCTTCGATTTACGCCATTTTGTGGAGGTTAACTTCACTCTGCCGAAAGCAGGAGAAAAATATGTTCCGCCTGCAGGGCAGTCATTACGTGAACATATTGATGGCCTGTGGCCGGTACTAACCCGTTCAACTAAAAACGTCGAAAAATGGGACTCGCTCTTGCCGTTGCCTGAATCCTATGTCGTACCGGGTGGGCGATTCCGGGAAATTTACTACTGGGACAGTTACTTTACGATGCTGGGGCTGGCGGAAAGCGGGCACTGGGATAAGGTTGCGGATATGGTGGCAAACTTTGGTTACGAAATTGACGCCTGGGGGCATATTCCTAACGGCAACCGTACCTACTACCTGAGTCGTTCGCAGCCGCCTTTCTTTGCGTTTATGGTTGAGTTACTGGCGCAACATGAAGGTGACAATGCGCTGAAAGAATACCTGCCGCAGTTGCAAAAAGAGTACGCCTACTGGATGGAAGGCGTTGACACGTTACAACCTGGCCAACAAAACCAGCGCGTCGTCAAACTGGAAGACGGCAGTGTTCTCAACCGCTACTGGGACGATCGGGATACGCCCCGCCCTGAATCCTGGGTTGAAGATATCGCCACCGCGAAAAGCAACCCGAACCGCCCGGCAACGGAAATCTATCGGGACCTCCGCTCTGCCGCGGCCTCTGGATGGGATTTCAGTTCCCGCTGGATGGATAATCCGAAGCAACTCAGCACCATCCGTACCACCACGATTGTCCCTGTCGATCTTAACGCTCTGTTGTATAAACTGGAGAAAACCCTCGCCCGCGCCAGTGCTGCGGCAGGCGATCAGGCCAAAGCCTCGCACTATGACGCGCTGGCCAATACGCGCCAGAAAGCCATTGAAAGGCATCTGTGGAATAACAAAGAAGGCTGGTATGCCGACTATGACCTGAAGAGCAATAGAATCCGTACCCAACTCACCGCTGCCGCGCTGTTCCCACTCTATGTGAACGCCGCGGCGCAAGATCGCGCCGCAAAAGTTGCGGCGGCAGCCCAGACACATCTGTTACAGCCTGGCGGGCTGGCTACCACCTCGGTTAAAAGCGGACAGCAGTGGGATGCGCCAAACGGCTGGGCGCCGTTACAATGGGTCGCCACCGAGGGGTTGCAAAATTATGGGCAGGATAAGGTGGCAATGGAAGTGACCTGGCGCTTTTTAACTAACGTGCAGCACACCTACGATCGCGAGAAAAAACTGGTCGAAAAATATGATGTCAGCAGTACCGGAACCGGCGGAGGCGGCGGCGAATATCCTCTTCAGGACGGCTTTGGCTGGACCAACGGCGTGACGTTGAAAATGCTCGACCTGATTTGCCCTCAGGAAAAACCGTGTGATAGCGTACCGTCTACCCGTCCGACATCGTTAAGCGCAGCGCCGATCAAAATGCCGTCAGCAGCAACCCCCTGA
- a CDS encoding GlsB/YeaQ/YmgE family stress response membrane protein: MGIIAWIVFGLIAGVIAKLLMPGRDGGGFILTCILGIVGAVVGGWLATMFGIGGSISGFNLHSFLVAVVGAIVVLVIFRLLRRG; this comes from the coding sequence ATGGGAATTATCGCCTGGATTGTTTTTGGTTTGATCGCCGGCGTTATCGCCAAATTACTTATGCCGGGACGCGATGGCGGGGGATTTATCCTGACCTGTATTCTCGGGATCGTGGGGGCGGTTGTTGGCGGATGGCTGGCGACCATGTTCGGTATTGGCGGCAGTATCAGCGGATTTAATTTGCACAGTTTCCTGGTGGCCGTGGTAGGCGCGATTGTGGTGCTGGTGATTTTCCGCCTTCTGCGGCGTGGCTAA